In a single window of the Raphanus sativus cultivar WK10039 chromosome 9, ASM80110v3, whole genome shotgun sequence genome:
- the LOC130500282 gene encoding protochlorophyllide reductase A, chloroplastic-like, whose protein sequence is MARDNGVQRLPHTRLNSSAMIDGGDFNGAKAYKDSKVCNMLTMQEFHRRFHEETGITFASLYPGCIATTGLFREHIPLFRSLFPPFQKYITKGYVSEAEAGKRLAQVVGDPNLTKSGVYWSWNKTSASFESQLSQEASDVEKARRVWEVSEKLVGLA, encoded by the exons ATGGCACGTGATAATGGCGTGCAGAGACTTCCTCATACGAGGCTAAACAGCTCGGCGATGATAGATGGAGGAGATTTCAACGGTGCAAAGGCATATAAAGACAGTAAAGTCTGCAACATGTTGACAATGCAAGAGTTTCATAGGCGTTTCCACGAAGAAACTGGCATCACTTTCGCTTCCCTTTACCCTGGTTGTATCGCGACGACAGGTTTGTTCAGAGAGCATATTCCTCTCTTCCGTTCACTCTTCCCTCCTTTCCAGAAATACATCACCAAAGGGTATGTCTCCGAGGCTGAGGCTGGCAAAAGACTTGCTCAG GTGGTGGGTGATCCAAACTTGACGAAGTCGGGAGTGTACTGGAGCTGGAACAAGACCTCAGCTTCATTCGAGAGTCAGTTGTCTCAAGAAGCTAGCGATGTTGAGAAGGCTCGTAGGGTTTGGGAAGTTAGCGAGAAGCTCGTGGGCTTGGCCTAA
- the LOC108855431 gene encoding uncharacterized protein LOC108855431 has translation MALFVSLILGIIAGWLAFVVGLLIGWAWRPRWASCSDKERVKLQCCAPRSFDLSLPSSPSPRSATSPLKGFGSAPCLKALVCDTWTMALRQQKTVSPVSSSSSSSSCDDVIAGGKKTEERLPNTVTELDLRHLVQLVERKDGGHAWIQMMDRFTPGMRYQAWLREPKNGPTEYRSRTVFEDATPEIVRDFFWDDEFRPNWDTMLSSSTTVEECTSTGTMIVRWIRKFPFFCSDREYVIGRRIWNCGKSYYCVTKGVSVPCIPRNNKQKRVDLFYSSWCIRPVESRREDGVASACEVLLFHHEDMGIPREIAKLGVKRGMWGAVKKMEPGLRAYQEQRLLRGGGGGGEGSKLSRPALMAQINTKVTSEHLISLSNGASPVTETPITTHNGGNVAANLKKLLFIGGAVAVVCALTGGGGGLVPPVLLGFGKRFANGGRKRERQGTSTTTSQSRTTTNT, from the exons ATGGCTTTGTTCGTGAGCTTGATCTTAGGGATAATCGCAGGATGGTTAGCTTTCGTTGTTGGGTTGCTCATAGGATGGGCATGGAGACCCAGATGGGCTTCTTGTTCTGATAAGGAAAGAGTGAAACTTCAGTGTTGTGCTCCTCGATCTTTTGATTTGTCTTTACCATCGTCTCCCTCTCCTCGTTCCGCAACTTCTCCGTTAAAGGGCTTTGGTTCTGCTCCTTGCTTGAAAGCTCTTGTCTGCGACACGTGGACTATGGCTTTGAGACAGCAGAAAACAGTCTCccctgtttcttcttcttcttcttcttcttcatgtgATGATGTGATTGCTGG aggGAAGAAAACAGAGGAGAGGTTGCCTAATACTGTGACAGAGTTAGATTTGAGACATCTTGTGCAGTTGGTTGAGAGGAAAGATGGTGGTCATGCTTGGATTCAGATGATGGACCGGTTTACTCCTGGTATGAGATACCAAGCTTGGTTAAGAGAGCCTAAG AATGGTCCTACTGAGTATAGAAGCAGGACTGTGTTTGAAGATGCAACTCCTGAGATTGTAAGAGATTTTTTCTGGGATGATGAGTTTAGACCAAATTGGGATACGATGCTCTCTAGTTCAACTACTGTTGAAGAGTGCACAAGTACTGGAACCATGATTGTTAGATGGATACGCAag TTCCCCTTCTTCTGCAGTGATAGAGAGTATGTGATTGGTCGTAGGATATGGAACTGTGGCAAATCTTATTACTGTGTTACGAAG GGAGTATCAGTTCCTTGTATACCACGCAACAACAAGCAGAAGCGTGTGGACTTGTTCTACTCGAGCTGGTGCATTCGACCAG TGGAATCAAGAAGAGAGGATGGAGTGGCAAGTGCCTGCGAAGTGCTTCTGTTTCACCACGAAGACATGGGGATACCAAGAGAGATCGCAAAGCTCGGTGTGAAACGAGGGATGTGGGGAGCGGTTAAGAAGATGGAACCTGGTTTACGTGCTTACCAAGAGCAAAGACTcttaagaggaggaggaggaggaggagaaggatcCAAGCTTTCTCGGCCAGCTTTAATGGCTCAGATCAACACCAAGGTCACATCAGAACATCTCATCTCTCTCAGCAACGGCGCGTCGCCTGTCACTGAAACTCCCATTACTACACACAACGGAGGAAACGTAGCTGCGAATTTGAAGAAACTGTTGTTTATCGGTGGAGCTGTTGCGGTTGTTTGCGCTTTGACCGGTGGAGGAGGGGGTCTTGTTCCTCCTGTTCTTTTAGGGTTTGGGAAGAGGTTTGCTAACGGTGGAAGAAAACGTGAGCGCCAAGGAACTTCAACAACAACAAGTCAGAGTCGAACTACTACTAATACATAG
- the LOC108824438 gene encoding transcription termination factor MTERF8, chloroplastic isoform X1, whose protein sequence is MVILSLVSSSVSLFSPPISLRLPPLYSHVNFPASTFKTELRPLLLCCLDSRDTALIQQCNSLAPSIDGETQTESLFTLFRDIGFKEEETEMLLTKNPDVKSTPLDKISARVASLQSLKLDGFALQGLIAKCPTLLSSSEELDLVITFLVDELEGRLDPELVERILAVADTSFLLGFNQKVRLLIHHGIPKEKISHVLSKVYLSKLMYQKSVEDIERLISYLEPFGGIGIVARRPVILNSDLDTQLIPRVEFIRNLSGEDDFATGTVLRRLPAILSYSVDHMNSHVEFLKSFAGLTSEQVFKIVHVFPNVISTSKERKLRPRVEFLKECGFDSPGMFKFLSKAPLFLALSEDNLSHKLGFLVKIGYKHRTKELAFAMGAVTRTSSDNMQRVIGLYLSYGLSLEDILAMSTKHPQVLQYSHTSLEEKLKYLIEYMGREVEELLAFPAFLGYKLDSRIKHRYEEKLKSRGENMSLNKLLTVSAERFSKTADSIEVICL, encoded by the exons ATGGTCATCTTATCCCTCgtctcttcctctgtttcccTCTTCTCACCTCCCATAAGTCTCCGCCTCCCGCCTCTCTATTCCCATGTAAACTTCCCTGCTTCTACATTTAAAACTGAGCTACGGCCGTTGCTTCTCTGCTGCTTAGATAGTCGGGACACCGCTCTTATTCAACAATGTAACTCCCTTGCTCCTTCAATTGATGGCGAAACTCAAACAG AGTCTCTGTTTACGCTTTTTCGAGATATTGggtttaaagaagaagaaacggaGATGCTTCTGACGAAGAACCCAGATGTAAAGTCGACGCCTTTGGATAAGATCAGCGCTCGTGTCGCTTCTCTTCAGTCCCTGAAACTCGACGGCTTCGCGCTTCAAGGTTTGATTGCAAAGTGCCCTACTTTATTATCATCCTCAGAAGAGTTGGATCTCGTCATCACATTCTTGGTTGATGAGCTCGAAGGAAGGCTTGACCCCGAGCTAGTGGAACGCATACTCGCTGTAGCAGACACATCTTTCTTGCTTGGTTTCAACCAGAAAGTGAGGCTGCTTATCCACCATGGGATCCCTAAAGAAAAGATATCTCACGTTTTGAGCAAAGTGTACTTGAGTAAACTCATGTATCAGAAATCAGTTGAAGACATTGAGAGATTGATTAGTTACTTGGAACCTTTCGGTGGAATCGGTATCGTTGCGAGGCGGCCAGTTATTCTCAACAGTGACTTGGATACTCAGCTGATTCCTAGGGTTGAGTTCATTAGGAATCTAAGTGGGGAAGATGACTTTGCCACTGGAACCGTGCTGCGTAGACTACCTGCTATACTGAGTTACAGTGTTGACCATATGAACAGCCATGTTGAGTTTCTAAAGTCCTTTGCTGGCTTGACGAGCGAGCAAGTGTTTAAGATTGTTCACGTGTTCCCTAACGTGATCAGCACTAGCAAAGAGAGGAAGCTGAGGCCGAGGGTGGAGTTTCTGAAAGAATGTGGCTTTGATTCCCCAGGCATGTTCAAGTTCTTGAGTAAAGCGCCCTTGTTTCTAGCTCTATCAGAAGATAACCTCTCGCACAAACTTGGGTTTCTGGTGAAGATTGGGTACAAGCATAGAACAAAGGAACTGGCGTTTGCGATGGGGGCTGTGACCAGAACAAGCTCTGACAATATGCAGAGGGTGATTGGGCTGTACTTGAGTTACGGTCTTTCGCTTGAAGACATTCTAGCTATGAGCACAAAGCATCCTCAGGTCCTGCAGTATAGTCACACTTCTTTAGAGGAGAAACTGAAGTATTTGATTGAGTACATGGGTCGTGAAGTGGAAGAGCTTTTGGCTTTTCCTGCGTTTCTTGGGTACAAGCTTGATAGCAGGATCAAGCACCGGTATGAAGAAAAGCTGAAGAGCAGAGGTGAAAACATGTCTCTTAACAAGCTTTTGACTGTGTCAGCTGAAAGATTCTCTAAGACGGCTGATAGCATTGAAGTGATTTGCTTGTGA
- the LOC108855432 gene encoding flavone 3'-O-methyltransferase 1-like, producing the protein MELRHLERLEISAGAESRIFAGSTNQPTPFLLEVDADSESKPQRLKLRELPSKNSRSPPIPVTNHRKDTLFIQLETEAGGHNRRRYGAVPESNVGEKRWLNHCLETKTKAAHKGCDAEYHLKDAILDGVIPFNKAYGMSAFEYHGKDLRFNTVFNSGMSNHSTITMKKILETYKGFEGLTSLVDVGGGIGATLKMIVSKYPNLKGINFDLPHVIEEATSHPGIEHVGGDMFVSVPKGDAIFMKWIFHDWSDEHCVKFLKNCYKALPDDGKVILAECILPETPDSSLSTKQVVHVDCIMLAHNPGGKERTEKEFEGLAKASGFKGIKVACNAFGVYVIEFLKKI; encoded by the exons ATGGAGCTTCGTCATCTGGAACGGCTGGAAATCTCCGCCGGGGCCGAAAGCCGGATCTTCGCCGGAAGCACGAATCAACCAACTCCTTTCCTTCTAGAAGTCGACGCT GATTCAGAGTCTAAACCACAACGGCTGAAACTAAGAGAGCTTCCATCGAAAAACTCGAGATCTCCTCCTATCCCGGTCACGAACCACCGCAAGGATACCCTTTTCATACAGCTCGAAACAGAAGCCGGCGGCCACAACCGAAGAAGATACGGCGCGGTCCCAGAGTCAAACGTCGGCGAAAAGCGATGGTTGAACCACTGTCtcgaaaccaaaacaaaagcCGCTCATAAAGGCTGCGACGCCGA GTACCATTTGAAAGATGCAATTCTTGATGGTGTGATCCCATTCAACAAGGCTTATGGAATGAGCGCTTTCGAGTACCATGGGAAAGACCTTAGGTTCAACACGGTCTTCAACAGTGGAATGTCTAACCATTCAACCATCACAATGAAGAAGATTCTTGAGACCTATAAGGGTTTTGAGGGATTGACTTCTTTGGTTGATGTTGGTGGTGGCATTGGTGCTACTCTCAAAATGATTGTCTCTAAGTACCCTAACCTTAAAGGCATCAACTTCGATCTCCCACATGTCATTGAAGAAGCTACTTCTCATCCAG GTATTGAACATGTTGGAGGAGATATGTTCGTAAGTGTCCCTAAAGGTGATGCAATTTTCATGAAG TGGATATTCCATGATTGGAGCGACGAACACTGCGTGAAGTTCTTGAAAAACTGCTACAAGGCGCTTCCAGATGATGGAAAAGTGATATTAGCAGAATGTATACTACCGGAAACACCAGACTCAAGCCTCTCAACAAAACAAGTAGTCCATGTCGACTGCATCATGTTGGCTCACAACCCTGGTGGCAAAGAACGAACCGAGAAAGAGTTCGAGGGGTTAGCTAAAGCATCAGGCTTCAAAGGCATCAAAGTTGCATGCAACGCTTTTGGTGTTTACGTTATTGAATTTCTCAAGAAGATCTAA
- the LOC130500031 gene encoding uncharacterized protein LOC130500031, whose translation MLERLRMSMFSPQFRSPLLRRLIRIMRQMIQESVQQIAQEAARQAAQEAARVAAQEVARQMAAAQQVPQGPQIHVQQGPQIHMQQVPLVQVQHDHQVPAQQAPAPQYPQVPIQPVPGVFHVPPPPPVIPVHVPEVDETFIRVLSQMKYVNLEHFSGTTDPTLAHDWRHSLDKCLNTISCPPRHKLRIAELYLRGDAAVWWDGVRVMHRGEMTFDDFMYAFNKKYFPREALDEKKNDFESLRQGGKSVREYEHEFRQLHRFAGNGMDEEDLIRRFLKGMRVELRGRCSMATYTSLEDLVEKTVVQEKCMAEEQKYSRAVQPKSGGSSSSQKRTWEQTGTPRCGRCRRHHFGECFQCSNCGLLGHLLRDCWRPPRAQVGAPTAPVAANRNCYGCNQPGHIFRDCPRRGNAALPPPPKRLAIAPRVFTVGEAEGAEPIAGLVSVGGEPAHTLFDTGASHSFVTPRFAKCWSFRGVFVQKAKQIQTAGSEKLGAIGIHHDVPVTLGGVEFLGDLTEMELSFYDVILGMDWLSRHRVVLDCPDARVNIPRAEGNIVFQGTRAHQGISIVSMLRAEELLENGAEGFLATISMDKDDDQLELQDIPVVAEYADVFEALKGPPPARSDVLAIEVEPGAAPVSRAPYRLAPAEMAELKKQLEELSDKGFIRPSTSPWGAPVLFVKKKMEVSGFVSTTEV comes from the exons ATGCTAGAGAGGCTCAGGATGAGCATGTTCAGCCCGCAGTTCCGCAGCCCGTTGCTCCGCAGATTGATCAGGATCATGAGACAGATGATTCAGGAGTCAGTTCAGCAGATTGCCCAAGAGGCAGCCAGGCAAGCCGCTCAGGAGGCTGCCCGGGTAGCTGCTCAGGAGGTTGCTCGACAGATGGCTGCAGCTCAGCAGGTTCCGCAGGGTCCTCAGATTCATGTGCAGCAGGGTCCGCAGATTCATATGCAGCAAGTTCCGCTAGTTCAGGTCCAGCATGATCATCAGGTTCCAGCTCAGCAGGCCCCAGCGCCACAGTATCCGCAGGTTCCTATTCAGCCAGTTCCAGGTGTCTTTCATGTTCCGCCGCCGCCACCCGTCATTCCAGTGCATGTACCCGAGGTTGATGAGACATTTATCAGGGTGTTGTCACAGATGAAGTATGTGAACTTGGAGCATTTCAGTGGTACCACGGACCCTACACTTGCTCACGATTGGAGGCACAGTTTGGATAAGTGTTTGAACACTATCTCATGCCCACCAAGGCACAAGCTTAGGATTGCTGAGTTGTATTTACGCGGAGATGCAGCAGTATGGTGGGATGGAGTGCGAGTGATGCACCGTGGCGAGATGACTTTTGATGATTTCATGTATGCATTCAACAAGAAGTATTTTCCAAGAGAAGCTTTGGATGAGAAGAAGAACGATTTTGAGAGTTTGAGGCAGGGTGGAAAGTCTGTGAGAGAGTATGAGCACGAGTTTCGCCAGCTTCACCGATTTGCGGGTAATGGTATGGATGAGGAGGATCTGATCAGGAGGTTCTTAAAGGGGATGCGAGTGGAACTTCGCGGTAGGTGCAGTATGGCCACCTATACCAGTTTGGAGGATCTGGTAGAGAAAACAGTTGTGCAGGAGAAATGTATGGCAGAGGAGCAGAAGTACTCCAGGGCAGTTCAGCCTAAGTCCGGAGGATCTTCTTCCTCTCAGAAGAGGACTTGGGAGCAGACCGGGACACCTCGTTGTGGGCGTTGTCGTCGCCATCATTTTGGAGAATGTTTCCAGTGTTCTAACTGTGGTCTGTTGGGACATCTTTTGAGGGATTGTTGGAGGCCTCCGCGCGCTCAGGTTGGAGCGCCAACAGCACCAGTAGCCGCTAACAGGAACTGTTACGGGTGTAACCAGCCAGGTCACATATTCAGAGATTGTCCGAGGAGGGGCAATGCAGCACTTCCGCCGCCACCAAAGCGTTTAGCCATCGCTCCACGTGTGTTTACGGTTGGAGAAGCAGAGGGAGCCGAGCCGATAGCGG GATTGGTTTCGGTTGGAGGTGAGCCCGCTCACACCTTATTTGACACGGGAGCTTCTCACAGTTTTGTGACTCCGCGCTTTGCTAAGTGTTGGTCTTTTCGAGGAGTCTTCGTGCAGAAGGCTAAGCAGATTCAGACTGCCGGTTCAGAGAAGTTGGGAGCAATCGGTATTCATCACGACGTACCAGTTACACTTGGAGGAGTTGAGTTTCTCGGAGACTTGACAGAGATGGAGCTGAGTTTCTACGATGTCATACTTGGGATGGATTGGCTATCACGACATAGAGTTGTATTAGATTGCCCGGATGCAAGAGTTAATATCCCTAGAGCTGAAGGGAATATCGTTTTCCAGGGGACTCGGGCACACCAGGGAATTTCTATTGTTTCCATGTTGCGTGCAGAGGAATTGTTGGAGAATGGAGCAGAGGGATTTTTGGCGACCATTTCGATGGACAAGGATGATGATCAGCTCGAGCTACAGGATATTCCAGTGGTTGCCGAGTATGCAGATGTTTTTGAGGCTTTAAAGGGGCCACCACCAGCTAGAAGTGACGTTCTTGCAATTGAGGTGGAACCAGGGGCAGCACCAGTTTCACGAGCTCCTTACCGTTTAGCTCCCGCAGAGATGGCTGAGTTGAAGAAGCAGTTGGAGGAGCTATCAGATAAGGGGTTTATCAGGCCGAGTACTTCACCGTGGGGAGCACCAGTTTTGTTTGTGAAGAAAAAGATGGAAGTTTCAGGCTTTGTATCGACTACAGAGGTTTGA
- the LOC108824438 gene encoding transcription termination factor MTERF8, chloroplastic isoform X2 — MVILSLVSSSVSLFSPPISLRLPPLYSHVNFPASTFKTELRPLLLCCNSLAPSIDGETQTESLFTLFRDIGFKEEETEMLLTKNPDVKSTPLDKISARVASLQSLKLDGFALQGLIAKCPTLLSSSEELDLVITFLVDELEGRLDPELVERILAVADTSFLLGFNQKVRLLIHHGIPKEKISHVLSKVYLSKLMYQKSVEDIERLISYLEPFGGIGIVARRPVILNSDLDTQLIPRVEFIRNLSGEDDFATGTVLRRLPAILSYSVDHMNSHVEFLKSFAGLTSEQVFKIVHVFPNVISTSKERKLRPRVEFLKECGFDSPGMFKFLSKAPLFLALSEDNLSHKLGFLVKIGYKHRTKELAFAMGAVTRTSSDNMQRVIGLYLSYGLSLEDILAMSTKHPQVLQYSHTSLEEKLKYLIEYMGREVEELLAFPAFLGYKLDSRIKHRYEEKLKSRGENMSLNKLLTVSAERFSKTADSIEVICL, encoded by the exons ATGGTCATCTTATCCCTCgtctcttcctctgtttcccTCTTCTCACCTCCCATAAGTCTCCGCCTCCCGCCTCTCTATTCCCATGTAAACTTCCCTGCTTCTACATTTAAAACTGAGCTACGGCCGTTGCTTCTCTGCTG TAACTCCCTTGCTCCTTCAATTGATGGCGAAACTCAAACAG AGTCTCTGTTTACGCTTTTTCGAGATATTGggtttaaagaagaagaaacggaGATGCTTCTGACGAAGAACCCAGATGTAAAGTCGACGCCTTTGGATAAGATCAGCGCTCGTGTCGCTTCTCTTCAGTCCCTGAAACTCGACGGCTTCGCGCTTCAAGGTTTGATTGCAAAGTGCCCTACTTTATTATCATCCTCAGAAGAGTTGGATCTCGTCATCACATTCTTGGTTGATGAGCTCGAAGGAAGGCTTGACCCCGAGCTAGTGGAACGCATACTCGCTGTAGCAGACACATCTTTCTTGCTTGGTTTCAACCAGAAAGTGAGGCTGCTTATCCACCATGGGATCCCTAAAGAAAAGATATCTCACGTTTTGAGCAAAGTGTACTTGAGTAAACTCATGTATCAGAAATCAGTTGAAGACATTGAGAGATTGATTAGTTACTTGGAACCTTTCGGTGGAATCGGTATCGTTGCGAGGCGGCCAGTTATTCTCAACAGTGACTTGGATACTCAGCTGATTCCTAGGGTTGAGTTCATTAGGAATCTAAGTGGGGAAGATGACTTTGCCACTGGAACCGTGCTGCGTAGACTACCTGCTATACTGAGTTACAGTGTTGACCATATGAACAGCCATGTTGAGTTTCTAAAGTCCTTTGCTGGCTTGACGAGCGAGCAAGTGTTTAAGATTGTTCACGTGTTCCCTAACGTGATCAGCACTAGCAAAGAGAGGAAGCTGAGGCCGAGGGTGGAGTTTCTGAAAGAATGTGGCTTTGATTCCCCAGGCATGTTCAAGTTCTTGAGTAAAGCGCCCTTGTTTCTAGCTCTATCAGAAGATAACCTCTCGCACAAACTTGGGTTTCTGGTGAAGATTGGGTACAAGCATAGAACAAAGGAACTGGCGTTTGCGATGGGGGCTGTGACCAGAACAAGCTCTGACAATATGCAGAGGGTGATTGGGCTGTACTTGAGTTACGGTCTTTCGCTTGAAGACATTCTAGCTATGAGCACAAAGCATCCTCAGGTCCTGCAGTATAGTCACACTTCTTTAGAGGAGAAACTGAAGTATTTGATTGAGTACATGGGTCGTGAAGTGGAAGAGCTTTTGGCTTTTCCTGCGTTTCTTGGGTACAAGCTTGATAGCAGGATCAAGCACCGGTATGAAGAAAAGCTGAAGAGCAGAGGTGAAAACATGTCTCTTAACAAGCTTTTGACTGTGTCAGCTGAAAGATTCTCTAAGACGGCTGATAGCATTGAAGTGATTTGCTTGTGA
- the LOC108855647 gene encoding uncharacterized protein LOC108855647 produces the protein MLLKQSVIKKMMMTKNGRNDVVDEEEDNDDCFYESLDRVLSSCSCSTSNSDYDSDNPNPNPNIPDPIHDPTPFPLPSGFELWKTEPESVTERRTRLLRGLGLSDEPDLPPATSHRRKAICSSHLARSDVSISKRNGRFDNVDSGKLRGSVDKLRTRNKETIETVEKQNGRRDVVLEEQMCTIRNLDTGKEFVVNEVREDGMLEKLKEVGTDRQLTLEEFEMCVGTSPIVLELMRRQNVEDDVSKDSVDLSVSVSGSRVTKHRRRGSWLKSIKNVASSVAGGYKERRSTDDRDSLSERGGGGGQRFSSATDDSRDMLFHDPERVKVRQYGKSCKELTALFKSQEIQAHKGSIWSIKFSLDGRYLATAGEDCVIQIWKVVESERKGELLSMDKQQDDGSVNLFLLANGSPEPASMSPMRRGRTSFSRKSVSLDNVLVPETVFGLSEKPVCSFVGHLDDVLDLSWSNSQHLLSSSMDKTVRLWDLSSKSCLKVFSHSDYVTCIQFNPVDDNYFISGSLDAKVRIWSIPDHQVVDWNDLHEMVTAACYTPDGQGALVGSYKGTCCLYNTHDNKLQQRKEINLKNRKKKSNHKKITGFQFVAGSSSEVLVTSADSRTRVVDGVDLVHKFKGFRNTNSQISASLTPNGKFLVSASEDSNVYVWNYDSDSRAGRSKRVTVTNSYEHFYCRDVSVAVPWPGKISNSNSPDESPMTANNPPTPVNDPINNKTVTNGIISSATNRYFFDRISATWPEEKLLLAAKNRARTSPRVSVDMSNGPVSRKPSASAWSMVIVTGGLRGEIRTFQNFGLPVRL, from the exons ATGCTGCTAAAACAGTCAGTgattaaaaaaatgatgatgACGAAGAACGGACGAAACGACGTCgtagacgaagaagaagataacgACGATTGTTTCTACGAGTCACTGGATCGCGTCCTCTCTTCCTGCTCTTGCTCAACTTCCAACTCAGACTACGACTCCGACAACCCCAACCCCAACCCCAACATCCCCGATCCGATCCACGATCCGACTCCGTTTCCCCTCCCATCCGGCTTCGAGCTGTGGAAAACGGAGCCCGAGTCCGTCACCGAGAGACGAACCAGGCTCTTACGCGGTTTGGGACTCAGCGACGAGCCGGATCTCCCTCCCGCGACGAGCCACCGTAGAAAAGCCATCTGCAGCTCTCATCTCGCCAGATCAGACGTCTCGATCTCGAAGCGTAACGGCCGATTCGACAATGTCGATTCTGGTAAGCTTCGAGGATCTGTAGATAAGCTCCGTACGCGTAACAAAGAGACGATAGAGACTGTAGAGAAACAGAATGGGAGGAGAGATGTGGTTCTAGAGGAGCAAATGTGCACGATTAGGAATCTAGATACTGGGAAAGAGTTCGTGGTGAATGAAGTGAGAGAAGACGGGATGTTGGAGAAGTTGAAGGAGGTAGGCACCGATCGTCAGTTGACTCTGGAGGAGTTTGAGATGTGTGTTGGGACATCACCGATTGTTCTCGAGCTGATGAGGAGGCAGAATGTTGAAGATGATGTTAGTAAAGACTCTGTGGATTTGAGTGTAAGTGTGAGTGGGAGTAGAGTAACTAAGCATAGACGGAGAGGGAGTTGGCTAAAGAGTATAAAGAACGTTGCTAGTAGTGTGGCAGGAGGGTACAAAGAGAGACGAAGTACTGATGATAGAGATTCACTGtcagagagaggaggaggaggaggtcaGAGGTTTAGCTCTGCAACTGATGATAGCAGAGACATGTTGTTTCATGACCCTGAGAGAGTTAAGGTTAGGCAGTACGGGAAGTCGTGTAAAGAACTCACAGCGCTTTTCAAGAGCCAAGAGATTCAGGCTCATAAAGGGTCGATTTGGAGCATTAAGTTCAGTTTGGATGGGAGGTATCTCGCTACTGCTGGTGAGGATTGTGTTATTCAGATTTGGAAAGTTGTTGAATCGGAAAGAAAAGGGGAACTCTTGTCGATGGATAAACAGCAAGACGATGGGAGCGTAAATTTGTTCCTTTTGGCAAATGGATCTCCAGAGCCAGCTTCAATGTCTCCCATGAGAAGAGGGAGGACATCTTTCAGCAGAAAATCAGTGAGCTTGGACAATGTTCTGGTTCCAGAAACAGTCTTTGGTCTTTCAGAGAAACCTGTGTGTTCCTTTGTTGGGCATTTGGATGATGTACTTGATCTTTCGTGGTCAAATTCTCAG cACCTGCTTTCCTCTTCTATGGACAAGACTGTTCGTCTATGGGATTTATCTAGCAAGTCATGTTTGAAAGTCTTCTCGCATAGTGACTACG TGACTTGCATCCAGTTTAATCCCGTGGATGACAATTACTTCATCAGTGGATCCTTAGACGCAAAAGTTCGTATATGGAGCATTCCTGATCATCAAGTTGTTGACTGGAATGATCTTCATGAGATGGTCACAGCTGCCTGCTATACACCGGATGGTCAG GGTGCATTGGTTGGTTCATACAAGGGGACTTGTTGCTTATACAATACACATG ATAACAAATTGCAGCAGAGAAAGGAAATCAATCTGAAGAACAGGAAAAAGAAATCCAATCACAAGAAAATCACTGGTTTTCAG TTTGTGGCGGGAAGTTCATCGGAAGTACTTGTCACATCTGCAGATTCACGGACTCGTGTTGTTGACGGTGTTGACCTTGTTCACAAGTTTAAAG GATTTCGCAACACAAACAGCCAAATCTCGGCCTCACTTACACCAAACGGGAAGTTTCTAGTCTCAGCAAGCGAAGACTCCAATGTATATGTATGGAACTACGACTCAGACTCTCGTGCTGGAAGAAGCAAACGTGTCACAGTCACAAACTCATACGAACACTTTTACTGTCGAGACGTCTCTGTAGCCGTACCTTGGCCTGGAAAAATCAGTAACAGCAACAGCCCTGACGAGTCTCCCATGACAGCCAATAACCCTCCAACACCTGTCAACGATCCAATCAACAACAAAACCGTCACCAACGGTATCATTTCGAGCGCCACAAACCGATACTTCTTCGATAGGATCTCGGCGACATGGCCCGAGGAGAAACTTTTGCTGGCTGCAAAGAACCGGGCAAGAACTAGCCCTCGCGTGAGCGTGGACATGTCTAATGGACCGGTTAGCAGAAAACCGAGTGCTTCGGCTTGGTCTATGGTGATTGTGACTGGCGGTTTACGAGGCGAGATCAGAACATTTCAGAATTTTGGATTACCGGTTCGTCTATGA